One part of the Sorangiineae bacterium MSr11954 genome encodes these proteins:
- a CDS encoding TetR/AcrR family transcriptional regulator yields MTRDPKDAAPHKPPERRTQPTDPNVIRWVNIPLQERSRLKLDRMVSAFEKLVAVRGLDGATVADIAREAGCSVGAFYTRFKDKGDLFRYVVLHHLEEGLQTLRTTLQAENWRDVPAHTVVRSIVTFIVDLHRQHEGFLRAFYEEAHKDPIIMSRVSDAGVEVEGVLLTLLLERHDEITHPDPRTAVGFAVRLVMGTMQLRSLLSPHTPKETHFAWRTWSEELTTNLIAYLGIAPPKRDASDI; encoded by the coding sequence ATGACCCGAGACCCCAAAGATGCTGCACCGCATAAACCCCCCGAGCGGCGCACGCAACCCACCGATCCCAATGTCATCCGATGGGTGAACATTCCGCTCCAAGAGCGCAGCCGGCTCAAACTCGATCGCATGGTGAGCGCCTTCGAAAAGCTGGTGGCGGTGCGCGGGCTCGATGGTGCCACCGTCGCCGACATCGCCCGAGAGGCGGGCTGCTCGGTCGGTGCATTCTACACGCGATTCAAGGACAAGGGCGATCTGTTCCGCTACGTGGTGCTGCATCACCTCGAGGAGGGGCTGCAAACGCTGCGAACGACCTTGCAGGCCGAGAATTGGCGCGACGTCCCCGCCCACACCGTGGTGCGCTCCATCGTGACCTTCATCGTGGATCTGCACCGGCAGCACGAGGGCTTTCTGCGCGCCTTCTATGAAGAGGCGCACAAGGATCCCATCATCATGTCGCGCGTGAGCGACGCCGGGGTCGAGGTCGAAGGCGTTCTGCTCACCCTTTTGCTGGAGCGCCACGACGAGATCACCCACCCCGATCCGCGCACCGCCGTCGGCTTCGCCGTTCGTTTGGTGATGGGGACGATGCAGCTCCGCTCGCTCTTGAGCCCGCACACCCCCAAAGAGACGCACTTTGCGTGGCGCACGTGGTCCGAGGAGCTGACCACGAACCTGATCGCCTATTTGGGCATCGCCCCGCCAAAACGCGACGCCTCCGACATTTGA
- a CDS encoding VOC family protein, whose product MSCKTPGRTIGLLGLGFVAVLGAVSCARPSEPRSSRTMEQHPAPRLEQRLSIVTLGVQNLARMRDFYETKLGWKPVAANKDIVFFKVNGMLFALFGNKELAADAQLSADGSGFRGFTLAYLAHDPAEVDGIFAQLESKGVRIVTRPSKTFFGAYRGYVADIEGNLLEIGYNPLIELDAQGHVVTHRDIRHLEQ is encoded by the coding sequence ATGTCTTGCAAAACCCCGGGGCGAACGATCGGCTTGCTCGGGCTCGGCTTCGTCGCCGTGCTCGGCGCGGTGTCGTGCGCTCGGCCCAGCGAACCAAGGAGCTCGCGAACCATGGAACAGCACCCCGCACCGCGATTGGAGCAGCGCCTATCGATTGTCACCCTCGGCGTCCAGAATCTGGCGCGCATGCGCGACTTCTACGAGACGAAATTGGGGTGGAAGCCGGTGGCCGCAAACAAGGATATCGTCTTTTTCAAGGTCAACGGGATGTTGTTCGCTCTCTTTGGCAACAAGGAGTTGGCCGCCGACGCGCAGCTCTCCGCGGACGGCTCGGGCTTTCGTGGCTTCACCCTCGCGTACCTGGCCCACGACCCAGCCGAGGTGGATGGAATCTTCGCCCAATTGGAGAGCAAAGGCGTGCGGATCGTCACCCGCCCTTCCAAGACGTTTTTTGGCGCTTATCGCGGTTATGTCGCCGACATCGAAGGAAATCTTTTGGAAATTGGATACAACCCGCTCATCGAATTGGATGCGCAGGGTCATGTCGTGACCCATCGGGATATCCGCCACCTCGAACAATGA
- a CDS encoding imelysin family protein, whose product MHPFPVRSLRTTTIVAALLCAAALAALASAAACRKGPPDEAVYTGGSPSGPSRPGTPTDSGSAGFKSTLLLASADCALARYRHVDGVARAFQEAARAWGQDPANDSLRATARTAWRTVIDDWQETELFRFGPAARSTSPGGKNLRDPIYPWPLVSRCKMDEQIVDQAYARPGFGTSLVTGRGLSAYEYLAFYDGSDNGCSASSPINANGTWRALDAEELRRRKAQYAAAVAEDVLSNIDGLVRAWDPAQGNFHREVATAGGGSKTFALDQDALNAINEAIFYIELQVKDLKLAIPLGISTACEKASCPEAVESLFAHVSKEHIKANLRGFRRLFQGCADDGTGIGFDDWLREVGAADLADRMLAALARVEASLDAVETSFDEALANSPGKLQAVYTALKALTDSMKTEFVTVLNLELPKGSEGDND is encoded by the coding sequence ATGCATCCGTTTCCCGTGCGAAGCTTACGCACGACGACGATCGTGGCCGCCTTGCTTTGTGCGGCGGCGCTGGCGGCGCTCGCGTCCGCGGCGGCCTGCCGCAAAGGACCGCCCGATGAAGCCGTTTACACGGGGGGCTCACCCTCGGGACCGAGCCGCCCCGGCACCCCTACGGACAGCGGCTCGGCGGGGTTCAAATCGACCTTGCTCCTCGCCAGCGCCGATTGCGCGCTCGCCCGCTACCGCCACGTCGACGGCGTGGCCCGCGCGTTTCAAGAGGCGGCGCGCGCGTGGGGCCAGGATCCTGCGAACGATTCGCTCCGCGCGACGGCGCGCACGGCGTGGCGAACGGTGATCGACGATTGGCAAGAGACGGAGCTTTTCCGCTTTGGGCCGGCGGCGCGGTCCACGTCGCCCGGAGGAAAGAACCTGCGCGACCCGATTTACCCGTGGCCGCTCGTCAGCCGCTGCAAAATGGACGAGCAGATCGTCGACCAGGCTTACGCGCGGCCTGGCTTCGGCACCTCGCTGGTGACGGGCCGCGGGCTCTCCGCCTACGAGTACCTCGCCTTTTACGACGGAAGCGACAATGGCTGCAGCGCCTCGTCGCCCATCAACGCCAATGGCACATGGCGCGCGCTGGACGCGGAGGAGCTCCGCCGGCGAAAGGCGCAGTACGCGGCCGCCGTGGCCGAAGACGTGCTCTCGAACATCGATGGGCTCGTGCGCGCGTGGGATCCGGCGCAAGGCAATTTTCATCGCGAGGTGGCCACGGCCGGGGGCGGCAGCAAGACATTTGCGCTCGATCAAGATGCGTTGAACGCCATCAACGAAGCGATCTTCTATATCGAGCTCCAGGTCAAGGATCTCAAGCTCGCCATCCCGCTCGGCATCTCCACCGCCTGTGAGAAAGCTTCGTGCCCCGAGGCGGTCGAGTCGCTCTTTGCGCACGTCTCCAAAGAGCATATCAAGGCCAATCTGCGAGGCTTTCGCAGGCTCTTTCAGGGCTGCGCCGACGACGGGACCGGCATTGGCTTCGACGATTGGCTGCGCGAGGTGGGCGCGGCCGATCTCGCGGATCGGATGCTGGCGGCGCTCGCCCGGGTGGAGGCCTCGCTCGACGCGGTCGAGACGTCGTTCGACGAGGCGCTCGCCAACTCGCCCGGGAAATTGCAAGCGGTGTACACGGCGTTGAAGGCGCTCACCGATTCGATGAAGACCGAGTTCGTGACCGTGCTCAATCTCGAGCTCCCCAAGGGGAGTGAGGGGGATAACGATTGA
- a CDS encoding HTTM domain-containing protein, giving the protein MSGSPSSFFGCHALAAIERVRAGLFRPVDIAFLAAFRFLFGATMCVSMLRFIAYGWIDDFFVKPAFHFKYWGFAWVEPLPADAMHELFWVLAGLGAAMAIGLAFRLAAALFVAGFSYLQLVDVTTYLNHYYLALLLGLLLAVSPAHRAFSVDAVARRALLREAPAGSVCAGWLYLLRFQIGVVYTFAGLAKANSDWLVHAQPLRIWLGSKTGLAIIGPAFAWPGMPLVMSWAGFLFDTFIIWFLMMRRTRLPAFALVIVFHALTRALFPIGMFPVIMVLSALVFFPPDWPRRAIARLGISHGVTASPPSIRAPRPAAWRWMGVALGAAHCAVQLALPLRCLAYGDGVRWHEQGMRFSWRVMVREKNGSITFVVRNKDTGRVWHVSPRSVLTPLQEREMSGQPDLILQFAHYVKRDVERRGGGPVEVHVDALVSLNGREPKRMIDPDIDLASIPDGIGKGAFILPGPTEPPPHIRPI; this is encoded by the coding sequence ATGTCCGGCTCGCCCTCTTCGTTCTTTGGGTGCCACGCGCTCGCCGCGATCGAGCGGGTCCGGGCGGGGCTTTTTCGCCCGGTCGACATCGCGTTCTTGGCCGCGTTCCGCTTTTTGTTCGGCGCCACCATGTGCGTCAGCATGCTGCGGTTCATCGCATATGGCTGGATTGACGATTTCTTCGTGAAGCCGGCCTTTCACTTCAAATATTGGGGCTTCGCGTGGGTGGAGCCGCTGCCGGCGGATGCCATGCACGAGCTCTTCTGGGTGCTGGCGGGGCTGGGTGCGGCGATGGCCATCGGCCTCGCCTTCCGGCTCGCGGCCGCGCTGTTCGTCGCCGGCTTTTCGTATTTGCAGCTGGTCGACGTGACCACGTACTTGAATCATTATTACCTGGCGCTGCTCCTCGGGCTTTTGCTCGCGGTTTCGCCGGCCCACCGCGCCTTTTCGGTCGATGCGGTCGCGCGGAGGGCGCTCCTTCGCGAGGCGCCGGCGGGGAGCGTCTGCGCGGGATGGCTCTATCTTTTGCGCTTTCAAATTGGCGTCGTTTATACGTTCGCGGGTCTGGCCAAGGCCAACTCGGATTGGCTGGTGCACGCGCAGCCGCTCCGCATTTGGCTGGGGTCCAAGACGGGGCTCGCGATCATCGGCCCCGCCTTCGCATGGCCGGGGATGCCGCTGGTCATGAGCTGGGCGGGCTTCTTGTTCGACACGTTCATCATTTGGTTTCTCATGATGCGGCGCACCCGCCTGCCCGCCTTCGCGCTGGTGATCGTCTTTCACGCGCTCACGCGGGCGCTCTTTCCCATCGGGATGTTCCCGGTGATCATGGTGCTCTCGGCGCTGGTGTTCTTCCCGCCCGATTGGCCGCGCCGAGCCATCGCCCGGCTGGGAATATCGCATGGCGTTACGGCATCCCCACCATCGATACGCGCGCCGCGCCCGGCGGCGTGGAGGTGGATGGGGGTCGCGCTCGGTGCCGCGCATTGCGCCGTCCAGCTCGCGCTTCCCCTTCGCTGTCTCGCCTATGGCGACGGGGTGCGGTGGCACGAGCAAGGGATGCGCTTTTCGTGGCGCGTGATGGTGCGGGAGAAGAACGGGAGCATCACGTTCGTGGTGCGCAACAAGGACACGGGGCGCGTCTGGCACGTGAGCCCGCGCTCCGTTCTGACACCGCTGCAGGAGCGCGAGATGTCCGGTCAGCCGGATCTCATTCTGCAGTTTGCCCACTACGTGAAGCGCGATGTGGAGCGGCGGGGCGGAGGGCCCGTCGAGGTGCACGTCGACGCCTTGGTCTCCCTCAATGGCCGCGAACCCAAGCGCATGATCGACCCCGACATCGATCTGGCGTCCATCCCCGATGGCATCGGAAAAGGCGCGTTCATCCTCCCAGGCCCCACCGAGCCACCGCCGCACATTCGACCCATTTGA
- a CDS encoding TonB-dependent receptor, with amino-acid sequence MSPRTQAAFVLACSTAMASPAFAQNATSAPTAPPAPPPQEVSVVGTRIARTAGSAHVVREKQLDAFKYDDPTAVVTQVPGVYARGEDGFGLRPNIGVRGVNPDRSKKVALMEDGIPFAPAPYSASAAYFFPLMARMVAVRVIKGPAAISYGPQTVGGAIDLVTRAVPQTTSGAIDAALGQYGYGKLHGHVGSGNEKVGFLVEGVHIQSDGFKKLPNDADTGFAHNEWMVKGYWVVDPAASARNEFRLKVTYSDELSNETYLGLSDKDFRADPLRRYGASALDRMQWHRTGIAFSHVLTPGKNVTVTTTVYRNDLARTWRKVNRFRGADLFEVLRDPTSPRNAVYNAVLNGEDGSSADENILIGPNQRDFVAQGVETRVKLEPRTGPLSHRIEYAVRLHQDRVDRRHSEDAFRMSGGQLVPVAAPTMVTAFNDASSEALSMHAIDAITWRSLTVTPGIRLEAIRSSFIDRAAHTTQRSLDHIVLPGVGAFYSIVPPLGVLAGVYRGFSPAPPGSLQGVRPETSVNYEGGLRFVKGSARAEAIAFYNDYSNLTDVCTLSSGCVEQNLDRQFDAGKARIYGLEAFAEHEHRLGKDVHLPFRVSYTVTRAEFLRSFGSEDPIFGNVKAGDEIPYVPRHQVSASVGVDSARASGHVAMLYVAPMREQAGSGAISDALHTDAQWTFDASASLRLLEGISLYGNIRNIFDERDIVSRRPFGARPNAPRWIQVGVKATF; translated from the coding sequence ATGTCCCCTCGCACCCAAGCCGCCTTCGTACTCGCGTGTTCGACCGCCATGGCGTCGCCGGCATTCGCGCAGAACGCTACCAGCGCCCCCACCGCACCACCCGCACCGCCGCCGCAGGAGGTGTCCGTGGTGGGGACGCGCATCGCGAGGACCGCGGGCTCCGCGCACGTCGTCAGGGAGAAGCAGCTCGACGCGTTCAAGTACGACGATCCGACCGCCGTCGTGACCCAAGTGCCCGGCGTGTATGCGCGGGGCGAGGATGGCTTCGGGCTGCGCCCCAACATCGGGGTGCGCGGTGTCAACCCGGATCGAAGCAAGAAGGTGGCGCTGATGGAGGACGGTATTCCGTTTGCGCCGGCGCCGTATTCGGCCTCGGCCGCGTACTTCTTTCCGCTCATGGCGCGCATGGTGGCGGTGCGGGTGATCAAGGGGCCCGCCGCGATCAGCTACGGACCGCAAACGGTGGGCGGCGCGATCGACCTGGTGACCCGCGCCGTCCCGCAAACGACGTCGGGCGCCATCGATGCGGCGCTGGGCCAATATGGATATGGCAAGCTCCATGGCCACGTGGGCAGCGGGAACGAGAAGGTCGGCTTTCTCGTCGAGGGCGTGCACATTCAGAGCGACGGGTTCAAGAAGCTCCCCAACGACGCCGATACGGGGTTTGCGCACAATGAATGGATGGTCAAAGGCTATTGGGTCGTCGACCCCGCGGCGAGCGCGCGCAATGAATTTCGGTTGAAGGTCACGTACTCGGACGAGCTGTCCAACGAGACGTACCTCGGGCTCTCCGACAAGGACTTTCGCGCCGATCCCTTGCGGCGTTATGGTGCGAGCGCGCTCGATCGCATGCAGTGGCATCGCACCGGTATCGCCTTTTCGCACGTGCTGACACCCGGCAAGAATGTCACCGTCACCACCACCGTCTACCGCAACGATCTGGCGCGAACGTGGCGCAAGGTGAACCGCTTTCGCGGCGCGGATCTCTTCGAGGTGCTGCGCGATCCCACGAGCCCGCGCAACGCCGTCTACAACGCGGTGCTCAACGGGGAAGACGGGTCGAGCGCGGACGAGAACATCTTGATCGGCCCCAACCAGCGCGATTTCGTCGCCCAGGGGGTGGAGACGCGGGTCAAGCTCGAGCCGCGCACGGGGCCCTTGTCCCATCGGATCGAGTACGCGGTTCGCCTGCATCAGGACCGGGTCGATCGGCGCCATAGCGAGGACGCGTTTCGCATGAGCGGGGGGCAGCTGGTCCCGGTGGCCGCCCCCACCATGGTCACCGCCTTCAACGACGCGTCCTCCGAGGCGCTCTCCATGCACGCCATCGACGCCATCACCTGGAGGTCGCTCACCGTGACCCCGGGTATTCGGCTCGAGGCCATTCGTTCGAGCTTCATCGACCGCGCCGCGCACACCACCCAGCGCTCGCTCGATCACATCGTGCTCCCCGGCGTGGGCGCCTTTTATTCGATCGTGCCCCCGCTCGGGGTGCTGGCCGGTGTTTACCGCGGCTTCAGTCCGGCGCCGCCGGGTAGCCTCCAAGGTGTGCGCCCGGAGACGAGCGTGAACTACGAGGGCGGTCTGCGGTTCGTCAAGGGCAGCGCGCGCGCGGAGGCAATTGCATTTTACAACGATTATTCGAACCTGACCGATGTGTGCACGCTCTCGAGCGGCTGCGTGGAGCAGAACCTCGATCGCCAGTTCGACGCGGGCAAGGCGCGCATCTATGGGCTCGAAGCGTTCGCGGAGCACGAGCACCGCTTGGGGAAGGACGTTCACCTGCCCTTTCGCGTGTCGTACACCGTCACGCGCGCCGAGTTCTTGCGGAGCTTCGGTTCGGAGGACCCCATTTTCGGCAATGTGAAGGCGGGCGACGAAATACCGTATGTGCCGCGTCACCAGGTCTCGGCGTCGGTGGGGGTCGACAGCGCGCGCGCCTCCGGCCATGTGGCGATGCTGTATGTGGCGCCGATGCGCGAGCAGGCGGGGAGCGGGGCCATCTCCGATGCGCTTCACACGGACGCGCAATGGACCTTCGACGCCAGCGCGAGCCTTCGCCTCCTCGAGGGCATTTCCCTTTATGGGAATATCCGCAACATCTTCGACGAGCGTGACATCGTGTCCAGAAGACCCTTCGGCGCGCGGCCCAACGCTCCACGTTGGATTCAGGTGGGGGTCAAGGCGACGTTCTGA
- a CDS encoding aminotransferase class V-fold PLP-dependent enzyme: MNHTYALEPSRADMVAMGEAALDFINRFIEGLPHAPAGGSAHDLERVVKEVLAPPAEGGARFETLLATFGRAAAPGLETAGPGYLAYIPGGGLPVAALAEWLANSVNRYTGFAATAPALVAMEHGVVRWLCREFGLPEGAGGLVTTGGSMATLTAVVAARHQRLGEVIERGTIYVSPYTHHCCAKAGAIAGIPASRVRKVPTTEDLRMDVAAARRMIEADRAEGLRPFLVVGSAGTTDTGAIDPLGELGELARGEDMWFHVDAAYGGFFQLTARGRSRLAGIEAADSITLDPHKGLFLPYGTGMLLVRDPSALHAAYSGSGYVLQDIDGGAALPDYAELGPELTREFRGLRLWLPLHLHGVSAFRMALDEKLDLSEYVHRELKREPRLELPWTPQLSVVAFRGHGGDEGNRRLAEAINGSKRIFISSTRIRGEYFLRLCVLAFRTHFDRIEEAIAIVRRAASI, from the coding sequence ATGAACCATACCTATGCGCTGGAACCCAGTCGGGCAGACATGGTGGCCATGGGCGAGGCCGCGCTCGATTTCATCAACCGCTTCATCGAAGGCCTCCCGCACGCGCCCGCGGGAGGCAGCGCCCACGATCTCGAGCGGGTGGTGAAGGAGGTCCTCGCGCCGCCGGCCGAGGGCGGCGCGCGGTTCGAGACCTTGCTGGCCACTTTCGGCCGCGCGGCGGCGCCGGGGTTGGAGACCGCGGGGCCCGGCTACCTCGCGTACATTCCGGGCGGCGGTTTGCCCGTCGCGGCGCTGGCCGAGTGGCTCGCGAACAGCGTCAATCGCTACACGGGTTTTGCGGCGACGGCGCCCGCGCTCGTGGCCATGGAGCACGGCGTGGTTCGCTGGCTCTGTCGCGAGTTCGGCCTGCCCGAGGGCGCGGGCGGCCTGGTGACCACCGGCGGCTCGATGGCCACGTTGACCGCGGTGGTGGCCGCGCGGCACCAGCGCCTGGGCGAGGTCATCGAACGCGGCACGATTTACGTCTCGCCCTACACGCACCACTGTTGCGCAAAGGCCGGCGCCATCGCGGGCATCCCCGCATCGAGGGTCCGCAAGGTGCCGACGACCGAGGATCTGCGCATGGACGTCGCGGCCGCACGCCGCATGATCGAAGCCGATCGCGCCGAGGGCCTCCGCCCTTTTCTCGTGGTGGGGTCCGCGGGGACGACCGACACCGGCGCCATCGATCCCCTGGGGGAGCTCGGCGAGCTGGCGCGCGGCGAGGACATGTGGTTTCACGTCGACGCCGCCTACGGAGGCTTCTTTCAGCTGACCGCGCGCGGCCGATCGCGGCTCGCCGGGATCGAGGCGGCCGACTCCATCACCCTCGATCCGCACAAGGGCCTCTTTCTGCCATATGGCACGGGCATGCTCCTGGTGCGCGATCCGAGCGCGCTCCACGCGGCCTACTCCGGCAGCGGCTATGTGCTGCAGGACATCGACGGCGGCGCCGCCCTGCCCGACTACGCGGAGCTGGGCCCCGAGCTCACGCGCGAGTTTCGCGGGCTGCGACTGTGGCTCCCGCTGCACCTGCACGGGGTCTCCGCCTTCCGCATGGCGCTGGACGAGAAGCTCGATTTGAGCGAGTACGTGCACCGCGAGCTGAAACGCGAGCCGCGGCTCGAGCTTCCATGGACGCCGCAGCTGTCGGTGGTGGCCTTTCGGGGTCACGGCGGCGACGAGGGGAATCGCCGGTTGGCCGAGGCCATCAACGGCAGCAAACGCATCTTCATCTCCAGCACGCGCATTCGCGGTGAATACTTCTTGAGGCTGTGCGTGCTCGCGTTCCGGACGCATTTCGATCGCATCGAAGAGGCCATTGCCATCGTCCGCCGCGCCGCTTCGATCTAG
- a CDS encoding trypsin-like peptidase domain-containing protein, with the protein MKIATSFLVASVSLLAACSGAGDASFGDEAGATNDTNETSEQALGKPRASLDHPDFVRKMRDPANYRVNREPGAQESICGIDDLQHVNSYTGTLGVSVAFVNAHKRPVGAMETSPTSGKYCSGTLITSTLFLTAGHCVDSTTVGDYVSFNYELNAAKTALLAQSHYQITGIVEDSLGGLDYAIVRLANNPGATWGTTASLATDPAVGATLAILQHPNGEPKQIEAGTLASISGNYLRYGNIDTEPGSSGSGILNSAGRLVGVHTNGGCTASGGTNSGVRMSKIAAVSGIL; encoded by the coding sequence ATGAAAATTGCGACTTCATTTCTCGTAGCGTCGGTGTCCTTGTTGGCGGCATGCAGCGGTGCGGGCGACGCTTCGTTCGGCGACGAGGCCGGCGCGACGAACGACACGAACGAGACCTCGGAGCAGGCGCTCGGTAAGCCGCGCGCATCGCTCGACCACCCCGACTTCGTGCGCAAGATGCGCGATCCGGCCAATTATCGGGTCAATCGCGAGCCCGGCGCGCAAGAGAGCATCTGCGGCATCGATGATCTGCAGCACGTCAACTCGTACACGGGGACGTTGGGGGTCAGCGTGGCCTTCGTGAACGCGCACAAGCGACCGGTGGGCGCCATGGAGACGAGCCCCACGTCGGGCAAATACTGTTCGGGGACGTTGATCACGAGCACGCTGTTCTTGACCGCCGGCCACTGCGTGGACTCGACCACGGTGGGCGATTACGTGTCCTTCAATTACGAGCTCAACGCCGCGAAGACCGCCCTGCTCGCGCAAAGCCATTATCAGATCACGGGGATCGTCGAGGACAGCTTGGGCGGGCTCGATTATGCGATCGTGCGGCTGGCCAACAACCCCGGCGCCACCTGGGGCACGACCGCCAGCCTCGCCACCGATCCGGCCGTCGGGGCCACCCTGGCGATCCTTCAGCACCCCAACGGAGAGCCGAAGCAGATCGAGGCCGGCACCCTGGCTTCGATCAGCGGGAACTACCTGCGATACGGCAACATCGACACCGAGCCCGGGAGCTCGGGATCGGGCATCCTGAACTCCGCGGGCCGGCTCGTCGGCGTTCACACCAACGGCGGCTGCACGGCGAGCGGCGGCACGAACAGCGGTGTTCGCATGTCCAAGATCGCCGCCGTGTCGGGCATCCTCTAA